A region of Candidatus Aegiribacteria sp. DNA encodes the following proteins:
- a CDS encoding type II toxin-antitoxin system RelE/ParE family toxin has translation MHKVDVHPDVYAELEHSRTWYEERAENLGIDFLKEVDNAINTIRQSPTIWPFRDKKQRIYHYFVHRFPYGIIYRIQSDVVQIIAVMHLRRHPNYWHDRAMHWNDSRQDN, from the coding sequence ATGCACAAAGTTGATGTACACCCGGATGTTTATGCTGAGTTGGAACACTCCCGAACATGGTACGAAGAACGTGCCGAGAATCTTGGCATAGATTTTCTCAAGGAAGTAGACAACGCCATCAATACCATTCGCCAATCACCAACTATATGGCCATTCCGTGATAAGAAGCAAAGAATTTATCATTATTTTGTACATCGCTTTCCCTATGGTATCATCTATAGAATTCAGAGTGACGTGGTGCAAATCATTGCAGTTATGCACCTGCGGCGACATCCTAATTACTGGCATGATAGAGCAATGCATTGGAATGACAGCCGGCAAGATAACTAA
- a CDS encoding type II toxin-antitoxin system HicA family toxin, which yields MTKWDKLLDSILRGSSDADISFDDLCGLLERLGFARRTRGSHNVFRRADIVERPNLQRSGNNAKPYQVRQIRDIILKYKLRDED from the coding sequence ATGACGAAATGGGATAAGCTACTGGACAGTATCCTAAGAGGATCGAGCGATGCTGACATCAGTTTCGACGATCTATGTGGTCTGCTTGAGCGGCTTGGATTTGCGCGAAGAACTCGCGGTAGCCACAATGTATTCAGGAGGGCTGATATCGTCGAAAGGCCAAATCTTCAGAGAAGCGGAAACAATGCTAAGCCCTACCAGGTTAGGCAGATTCGTGATATTATATTGAAGTACAAGCTTAGAGATGAGGACTAA
- a CDS encoding type II toxin-antitoxin system Phd/YefM family antitoxin encodes MTNVTVTEARRRLYKLLDEVAQSHEPVQIAGKRNSAVLIGEDDWRAIQETLYLTSIPGMRESIKDGINTPVNECDEELDW; translated from the coding sequence ATGACCAATGTGACAGTAACCGAAGCAAGAAGGCGACTTTACAAGTTGCTGGATGAGGTAGCTCAATCGCATGAGCCGGTACAAATCGCTGGAAAAAGAAACTCCGCCGTTCTGATCGGAGAAGACGATTGGCGGGCTATTCAGGAAACTCTTTACCTTACAAGCATACCCGGCATGCGTGAGTCTATCAAAGACGGCATAAACACACCCGTTAATGAGTGTGATGAGGAGCTTGACTGGTGA
- a CDS encoding type II toxin-antitoxin system HicB family antitoxin codes for MDKYEIIIFWSAEDDSFVAEIPELPGCVAHGDTQEKALANAKLAEKLWLDTAKEFGDPIPEPKGRRLVFA; via the coding sequence ATGGACAAATATGAGATTATCATTTTCTGGAGTGCTGAGGACGATTCCTTTGTTGCTGAAATCCCAGAGCTTCCAGGCTGTGTTGCTCATGGCGATACTCAGGAAAAGGCACTAGCCAATGCAAAATTAGCAGAAAAGCTCTGGCTCGACACAGCCAAGGAGTTTGGAGATCCCATCCCTGAGCCGAAAGGCCGTCGGCTCGTATTCGCCTAA
- a CDS encoding Txe/YoeB family addiction module toxin, protein MSWRLVFTKQAKKDAKKLASSGFKEKAEYLLMIIKDDPFRTPPPFEKLVGDLSGACSRRINIQHRLVYQVLLEQKTVKVLRMWTHYE, encoded by the coding sequence GTGAGTTGGCGGCTTGTCTTCACAAAGCAAGCAAAAAAGGATGCGAAAAAACTAGCAAGCTCAGGGTTCAAAGAAAAGGCAGAATATCTCCTCATGATTATCAAGGATGATCCCTTTAGAACCCCTCCCCCCTTCGAAAAGCTCGTTGGTGATTTATCTGGCGCTTGCTCAAGACGCATAAATATTCAACATAGACTTGTCTACCAAGTTCTTTTGGAGCAGAAAACAGTCAAGGTTCTTCGTATGTGGACTCACTATGAATAA
- a CDS encoding addiction module protein, which produces MAAAITNEILNSALQQPEKDRARIAEVLIASLDIKTEPNVEQAWQQEIDKRLSEIDKGVVKCIPWEEVRDRLYKNAHAQS; this is translated from the coding sequence ATGGCTGCAGCAATCACAAATGAAATACTAAATAGCGCGTTACAACAACCGGAAAAGGATAGAGCTCGAATAGCCGAGGTTCTTATTGCAAGTCTGGATATAAAGACAGAGCCTAATGTTGAACAAGCTTGGCAACAGGAAATAGATAAGCGCTTAAGCGAAATAGACAAGGGTGTTGTTAAATGCATTCCATGGGAAGAAGTTAGAGATCGTCTTTACAAAAATGCCCATGCACAAAGTTGA